A window of Rufibacter sp. LB8 contains these coding sequences:
- a CDS encoding ion transporter, which translates to MPPKLTPTAANQDLNRERRQLLRQVQRAMEMPMIVLGFAWLVLLVVEFIWDLGPVLELVNYCIWGIFVLDFLLRLMLAPEKMPFLKTNWLTLISLAVPALRVFRLARFARVFRTVRAARGVRLVRVLSSLNRGMKSLGATMGRRGFGYMLALSLAVLFAGAAGMYAFEKEVDGGLTTYGEALWWTAMILISMGSEAWPKTPEGRALCFVLALYGFAVFGYFTALLASFFLDRDAASATSEVAGAQQITQLQNEVRGLREELRQVLAMVPRSDPEQGQEKNSDLR; encoded by the coding sequence ATGCCCCCTAAGCTAACGCCTACTGCCGCCAACCAAGACTTGAACCGTGAGCGCCGCCAGCTCCTGCGCCAGGTGCAGCGCGCCATGGAAATGCCCATGATTGTGCTGGGTTTTGCGTGGCTGGTGCTGCTGGTGGTGGAGTTTATCTGGGACCTGGGGCCGGTGCTGGAACTGGTGAACTACTGCATCTGGGGAATCTTTGTGCTGGACTTTCTACTGAGACTGATGCTGGCCCCTGAGAAAATGCCCTTCCTGAAAACCAATTGGCTCACGCTGATTTCACTGGCCGTGCCCGCCTTGCGCGTGTTCCGGCTGGCGCGGTTTGCCCGGGTGTTCCGGACCGTGCGGGCGGCCCGCGGCGTGCGCTTGGTGCGGGTGCTCAGTTCGCTGAACCGCGGCATGAAAAGCCTGGGCGCCACCATGGGACGGCGGGGCTTCGGGTACATGCTGGCTTTGTCCTTAGCAGTTTTGTTTGCCGGCGCGGCTGGCATGTATGCGTTTGAAAAAGAGGTTGACGGCGGTTTGACTACTTACGGCGAGGCGCTCTGGTGGACGGCCATGATCTTGATTTCCATGGGAAGCGAGGCCTGGCCCAAAACCCCCGAGGGCCGGGCGCTTTGCTTTGTGCTGGCCTTGTACGGGTTTGCCGTCTTCGGGTATTTCACGGCCTTGCTGGCCAGCTTTTTCCTGGACCGTGACGCCGCCAGTGCCACCTCTGAAGTGGCCGGTGCCCAACAGATTACCCAATTACAGAACGAAGTGCGCGGCCTTCGAGAAGAGCTCCGCCAGGTATTGGCCATGGTTCCTCGTTCTGACCCTGAGCAGGGTCAGGAGAAAAACTCTGACCTGCGGTGA
- a CDS encoding translocation/assembly module TamB: protein MSTHTVKKYVLGTLKVLLWVIGGILVLVVGLLLALQVPKVQDFATRKAEGYLQDKLGTEVRIGKFRSDFRKDILLDDVYLEDQKGDTLWYSEHLAVNLDILGLLKSKVALKSLELENATLNIQRSLPDSTFNFDYILAAFATTPADTTVTDTTAGFNYDIGTIDLKNIYLTYKDQVNGQNVRTRVGSLNLAMDELDLEKEIYRIGDIALKDTWVDMVQTKVPPETESEPLTMQFGLGNVALDRVKVKYRNGVSRQYIDFNVGKARVAPENIDLVNTRLDLANLELHNSTLAYAHNADVPAEYRVVNPVEAVEALEEAVEKTTGEPVNWIVTLDKLNVTGVDASFDNYDAPKQAKGMDFNHLLARNLNIQLEDLNFSTNRTTAQLNQLAFQEQSGFEIKQFNAGILFDSVQTELSDLVLETGHSRIARRIRVGYPSLENAADDLSKLTLNADFQNTYIGFRDIALLQPALASQPPIAGNLAQTVRLNGQINGRMDNLLLNNFRVSGYRNTELALSGRIRGLPNMENLLANIQINRFKTTAADIKSLVPAGTLPANITLPPSIEVDGRFSGSMTAFDVDATIRTSFGNAVAKIDMTPGRSPGQERIKGDVRLLRFDLGKLLQNPALGKASLVANINGTGLAPENMVASIDGKVQSLEYNGYAYRNIDLDVDVNRNRYDIKALSAKDDNLDFKLNGVVNLRGAQPTYNFAANIAHIDFQALKLYSEDLRLRGRIEANMSGADANSLNGTLVARDAAITSNNQVLPIDSLNLALVQRPGQTEVRLRSDILTANLDGNLGLGNLAPELMNHISRYYDIGNGPYKPSGTPQQFSFGMALHKPRIFAAFVPGLRRIQLDTLYGSYDSRTANLQVNAIVPRVRYSGYRLDSLTLKVDSNPEQLNYAVRAESIRQDTSFRANNIVLGGNVQDNVVALRAANQSAAGEEETALGLQMKNIGTGFEIAFTPDLIINRDRWEVAAGNFVRYYTANGAVVANNLRLSNGPQAITLQSQKPNSQTSPLNVNLQNLDLGYLTRAVIQDDSLVAGTLNGTATVNDLTGNMSFTADMALTGLRYQTSPVGDLSLQARNNGPDRYDMTARLTGNGNNVTLGGYYLTTGNQPMSFDLNLDQLNLASLQPFTQGMLKNMSGGLLGTVAIRGSMDQPNMAGDLQFSNATFNVAMLNSTYRIPDERLSVTNQGIQFDDFVLLDSLNNKATINGNIATTNFLDYKLDLRAVTDNFLVMNSTAADNALYFGTVYVDSDTRITGDQNVPVINTNVKIGPNSNFTYVLPDEEVTPNKDGIVVFIDVDSTRNRRLARQKLLDTTDVEEAMSGIEMAMTLELTNETPITVIVDQNSGDNLTINGDAIMNVGYDVTENITLTGRFDVTEGQYSLNLYELVKREFQIAPGSSVVWTGDPFEGNADITAIYNVDASPLELIQSQVGGMDAAQTNQYRNKMPFDVHLMLKGELMKPEISFNIEVDEKRKGSVAEVDARLEQLSQPTQESERTKQVFSLLVLGRFMAQDPLASSAGGGINSALRGSASKVLSDQLNNLTGDYLGGLGLELGLNSYDDFSSGEAQSRTDLNIAMQRQLLNDRLTVRFGTDVNLEGSGQTQNGNASGFAGDVSVEYSIMPDGRLRLRAFRQNAYEGFLDGQLQRTGLSLIFVRDYDSLAELFKNTGKAK from the coding sequence TTGTCTACGCATACTGTAAAAAAATACGTCCTGGGCACCTTAAAAGTGCTCCTGTGGGTGATTGGGGGAATTCTGGTGCTGGTGGTGGGCTTGCTCCTGGCGTTGCAGGTACCCAAGGTGCAGGATTTTGCCACGCGCAAAGCCGAAGGCTACCTTCAGGACAAGCTCGGCACCGAGGTGCGCATCGGGAAATTCCGGAGCGATTTCAGGAAAGATATTCTCCTGGACGACGTGTACCTGGAAGACCAGAAAGGTGACACGCTTTGGTACTCTGAGCACCTGGCCGTAAACCTGGACATTCTGGGTCTGTTGAAGTCCAAAGTCGCGCTCAAGTCCCTGGAACTGGAGAACGCCACGCTCAACATACAGCGCTCCCTGCCCGACAGCACCTTCAACTTTGACTACATCCTGGCCGCCTTCGCCACCACACCCGCAGACACCACGGTTACAGACACCACCGCCGGGTTCAATTATGACATTGGCACCATTGACTTAAAGAACATCTACCTCACCTACAAAGACCAGGTCAACGGTCAGAACGTGCGCACCCGCGTGGGCAGCCTCAACCTGGCCATGGACGAACTGGACCTGGAGAAGGAAATTTACCGCATAGGCGACATCGCGCTCAAAGACACCTGGGTAGACATGGTACAGACCAAAGTGCCGCCAGAAACCGAGTCAGAGCCGCTCACTATGCAGTTTGGCTTGGGCAACGTGGCCCTGGACCGCGTAAAAGTAAAATACCGAAACGGCGTTTCCCGGCAGTACATTGACTTTAACGTAGGCAAAGCCCGCGTAGCGCCAGAGAACATTGACCTGGTGAACACGCGCCTGGACCTGGCCAACCTGGAACTGCACAACAGCACCCTGGCCTACGCCCACAATGCAGACGTGCCCGCCGAATACCGCGTGGTGAACCCCGTAGAGGCCGTGGAAGCCCTGGAGGAAGCCGTGGAGAAAACCACCGGTGAACCCGTCAATTGGATAGTGACCCTGGACAAACTAAACGTGACCGGCGTAGATGCTTCCTTTGATAACTATGACGCGCCCAAGCAGGCCAAAGGCATGGACTTCAACCACCTGCTGGCCCGTAATCTTAACATTCAACTGGAAGACCTGAATTTTAGCACCAACCGCACCACCGCGCAACTAAACCAACTGGCGTTTCAGGAGCAGAGCGGGTTTGAAATCAAGCAGTTCAACGCGGGCATCTTGTTTGACTCCGTGCAGACCGAACTTTCTGATTTGGTGCTGGAAACCGGCCACAGCCGCATCGCGCGCCGCATTCGCGTAGGTTATCCATCTCTGGAAAACGCCGCGGATGATTTGTCCAAACTCACCTTGAACGCCGATTTCCAGAACACCTACATCGGGTTTAGAGACATTGCTTTGCTGCAACCAGCCTTGGCCAGCCAACCGCCCATTGCGGGAAATTTGGCGCAGACTGTGCGTTTGAACGGACAAATCAACGGCCGCATGGACAACTTGCTGCTCAACAACTTCCGGGTAAGTGGTTATAGAAACACTGAACTGGCATTGAGCGGGCGCATCAGAGGGTTGCCGAACATGGAGAACCTGCTGGCAAATATTCAAATCAACCGGTTCAAGACTACGGCGGCAGACATTAAATCTTTGGTTCCAGCGGGCACGCTGCCGGCCAACATCACCTTGCCGCCTTCCATTGAGGTAGACGGCAGGTTCAGCGGTTCCATGACAGCCTTTGACGTAGATGCCACCATCCGGACTTCCTTCGGCAACGCCGTGGCCAAGATTGACATGACTCCGGGCCGTTCGCCGGGCCAGGAACGCATTAAAGGTGATGTACGCCTCCTTCGGTTTGATTTGGGCAAGCTGCTGCAGAACCCAGCCCTGGGCAAAGCGTCTTTGGTGGCCAACATCAACGGCACCGGCTTGGCCCCGGAGAACATGGTGGCCAGCATTGACGGAAAGGTGCAGAGCCTGGAATACAACGGCTACGCCTACCGAAACATTGACCTGGACGTGGACGTGAACCGAAACCGCTATGACATCAAAGCCCTCAGCGCCAAAGACGACAACCTGGACTTTAAACTGAACGGCGTGGTGAACCTGCGCGGCGCTCAACCTACGTACAACTTCGCGGCTAACATTGCGCACATAGATTTCCAGGCCCTGAAACTTTACTCAGAAGACTTGCGCCTGCGCGGCAGAATTGAAGCCAACATGAGCGGCGCAGATGCCAACAGCCTGAACGGTACCTTGGTCGCGAGAGATGCAGCTATTACGTCTAACAACCAGGTCTTGCCCATTGACTCCCTGAACCTGGCGTTGGTGCAGCGCCCCGGCCAGACAGAGGTTCGCTTGCGGTCAGATATTCTAACGGCCAACTTAGACGGCAACCTGGGCTTAGGCAACCTGGCCCCGGAACTGATGAACCACATCAGTCGCTATTATGACATTGGCAACGGGCCGTACAAACCATCTGGCACACCGCAGCAGTTCAGTTTTGGTATGGCGCTGCACAAGCCCCGCATCTTCGCCGCGTTTGTCCCCGGTTTGCGCCGAATTCAGCTAGACACCTTGTATGGTTCTTATGACAGCCGAACCGCCAATCTTCAGGTAAATGCCATTGTGCCGCGCGTGCGCTACAGCGGCTATCGGTTAGATTCCCTCACGTTAAAAGTTGATTCCAATCCTGAACAGTTGAACTACGCCGTTCGGGCAGAATCCATCAGACAAGACACCTCTTTCAGGGCGAACAATATTGTACTGGGCGGCAACGTGCAGGACAATGTGGTGGCGCTTAGGGCGGCCAACCAAAGCGCAGCCGGCGAAGAAGAAACCGCGCTTGGGCTGCAAATGAAAAACATTGGCACCGGCTTTGAAATCGCCTTCACGCCAGACCTGATCATTAACCGGGACCGATGGGAAGTGGCAGCCGGCAACTTCGTGCGGTATTACACAGCCAACGGGGCGGTAGTAGCCAACAACCTGCGCTTGTCCAACGGTCCGCAGGCCATCACGCTGCAAAGTCAGAAACCTAACTCGCAGACCTCGCCGCTGAATGTGAATTTACAGAACCTTGACCTGGGATATCTGACCAGAGCCGTCATACAAGATGACAGCCTGGTGGCCGGTACGCTTAACGGCACGGCCACGGTCAATGACCTCACGGGCAACATGAGCTTTACCGCCGATATGGCCCTTACGGGACTTCGGTACCAAACCAGCCCCGTGGGCGATCTTTCATTACAGGCGCGTAACAACGGCCCCGATCGCTATGATATGACCGCCAGGCTTACCGGCAACGGTAACAACGTGACGTTGGGCGGCTATTACCTCACCACCGGCAACCAACCCATGTCGTTTGACTTAAACCTTGACCAACTGAACCTGGCCAGTTTGCAGCCCTTCACCCAAGGTATGCTGAAGAACATGAGCGGTGGATTACTGGGAACAGTAGCCATACGCGGTTCCATGGACCAACCCAACATGGCCGGAGACTTACAGTTCAGCAACGCTACCTTCAACGTGGCCATGCTCAACTCTACCTATAGAATTCCAGATGAGCGCCTGAGCGTGACTAACCAGGGCATTCAGTTTGATGATTTTGTATTGCTGGATTCTCTGAACAACAAGGCCACCATCAACGGCAACATTGCCACCACCAACTTCCTGGATTACAAACTGGACCTGCGCGCGGTCACAGACAACTTTTTGGTCATGAACAGCACCGCCGCCGACAATGCGCTGTACTTCGGTACTGTGTATGTTGATAGTGATACCCGCATAACCGGTGACCAGAACGTGCCCGTCATTAATACCAACGTGAAGATTGGTCCCAATTCCAACTTCACCTATGTGTTGCCCGATGAGGAAGTGACCCCTAACAAAGACGGTATTGTGGTGTTCATTGACGTAGACAGCACCCGCAACCGCCGCCTGGCCCGCCAGAAATTACTGGACACCACCGACGTGGAGGAAGCTATGAGCGGTATTGAAATGGCCATGACCCTGGAACTCACCAATGAAACGCCTATCACGGTAATCGTAGACCAGAACTCCGGTGACAACCTTACTATTAACGGCGATGCCATCATGAACGTGGGGTATGACGTGACCGAGAACATTACCCTCACTGGTAGGTTTGACGTGACTGAAGGCCAGTATTCCCTGAACCTCTATGAACTGGTCAAACGCGAGTTCCAGATAGCGCCGGGCAGTTCGGTGGTCTGGACTGGTGACCCCTTTGAAGGCAACGCAGACATTACCGCCATTTACAACGTAGACGCCTCGCCGCTGGAGTTGATTCAGAGCCAGGTGGGCGGCATGGACGCGGCCCAAACCAACCAGTACCGCAACAAGATGCCGTTTGATGTGCACCTGATGCTGAAGGGCGAATTGATGAAGCCAGAAATTTCCTTCAACATTGAGGTAGACGAGAAACGCAAAGGAAGCGTGGCCGAAGTAGATGCCCGTCTGGAGCAACTGAGCCAACCCACCCAGGAATCTGAGCGCACCAAGCAGGTTTTCTCTTTATTGGTGTTGGGCAGGTTCATGGCGCAGGATCCGTTGGCGTCTTCGGCGGGCGGGGGCATTAACAGTGCGCTGCGCGGAAGTGCCAGCAAGGTGCTCTCAGACCAACTCAACAACCTCACCGGCGATTACCTGGGCGGGCTGGGTTTGGAACTGGGCTTGAACTCCTATGATGACTTCTCCAGCGGCGAGGCCCAGAGCCGCACTGACCTGAACATCGCCATGCAGCGGCAACTGCTCAATGATCGCCTCACCGTGCGCTTTGGTACAGACGTGAACCTGGAAGGCAGCGGCCAGACCCAGAACGGCAACGCCAGCGGGTTTGCCGGTGACGTTTCTGTGGAATATTCCATCATGCCAGACGGGCGGTTGCGGTTGCGGGCCTTCCGGCAGAACGCCTATGAAGGTTTCTTAGACGGGCAGTTGCAGCGCACCGGGCTCTCTTTAATTTTCGTGCGGGACTATGACAGCCTGGCCGAACTTTTCAAAAACACAGGCAAAGCAAAATAA
- a CDS encoding BamA/TamA family outer membrane protein produces MISALNLSSFTRSHWLGLLLVLFTAAGCSSTKSVPAGDYLYIGGNIKVNSPNPETDTKPLESELAAAIRPQPNTSFLGIRPKLWLYNAMGGNKETKGIKNWIKTRLGEPPVLLSEADPRRVRGQMTNRLYNNGYFSPTLEHQLDTTSKRKMAMVNYTATVGKQYIIENVQFPQGQDSASQRIRETAPLSLLKPGEPYNLQNMINERLRIDEFMKEQGFFFFDEDYLVFHVDSSRNNKVNVFVRLKDNAPSKALIPYRYKQVSIYTDYSLTDSIGDSEAPVVYQDYKYYPDEETFKAKTILNAVFIENNDLYSRKRHLQTINRLMDLGTFKFAEVRLTPQDSAGLDGRLNAAILLTQSKKKSLRAEVQTVQKSNGYAGPGLTVSFRNRNALRGAELLLINLVGSFESQLSGDTTTSGLTSIEMGADAELHVPRIISPFDIRISNSMYQPRTRFKVGFRFIDRREYFQQNSVNFEYGYSWKQRATTEIILNPVAVQYSRLLNPTPAFQKILDQRPFLERAFEQQLIIGGNYRMVYNAQAIPGKKHQLYVSPGIDAAGGLWGLFYRAKNKRPADPKDPNTLGGQALAQYVKLDLETRYYFNITDKLVLATRLLGGYGLPYGNSEVLPYIKQYGIGGPNSIRAFAPRSIGPGVYNPNSQTTVDGSVANSFAFFDQTGDIRLEGNAEFRFPLMDPYLKGAVFVDAGNIWLVNEGDRKGGKFSGNFMSELAIGAGAGVRVDVQFFVIRFDLAYPLRDPTFPNGDRPTTGLFGKGVLNLAIGYPF; encoded by the coding sequence ATGATATCGGCACTCAACCTTTCTTCTTTCACACGTTCCCATTGGCTGGGCTTGTTGCTAGTGCTCTTTACGGCGGCGGGCTGCAGCAGCACCAAAAGCGTTCCGGCCGGGGATTATCTTTACATTGGCGGCAACATCAAGGTCAATTCGCCTAACCCAGAAACCGATACCAAACCACTGGAGTCTGAGTTGGCCGCCGCCATCAGGCCGCAGCCTAACACGTCTTTTCTGGGTATTCGTCCCAAGTTATGGCTTTACAACGCCATGGGCGGCAACAAAGAAACCAAGGGCATCAAGAACTGGATCAAGACGCGCTTAGGCGAACCGCCCGTTTTGTTAAGCGAAGCTGACCCGAGGCGCGTACGGGGCCAAATGACCAACCGGCTCTACAACAACGGCTATTTTTCGCCCACCCTGGAGCACCAGCTAGACACCACCAGCAAGCGCAAGATGGCCATGGTCAACTACACCGCCACGGTGGGCAAGCAGTACATCATTGAGAACGTGCAGTTCCCGCAGGGGCAAGACAGCGCCTCGCAGCGCATACGTGAGACTGCCCCGCTAAGCCTGCTCAAACCCGGCGAGCCGTACAACCTGCAGAACATGATCAATGAACGCCTTCGCATTGACGAGTTCATGAAAGAGCAGGGTTTCTTTTTCTTTGACGAGGACTACCTGGTGTTTCACGTAGACAGCAGCCGCAACAACAAGGTGAACGTGTTTGTGCGCCTCAAAGACAACGCGCCCTCCAAAGCCCTCATCCCCTACCGCTACAAACAGGTGAGCATTTACACAGATTACTCCCTCACCGACAGTATTGGAGATTCTGAGGCGCCCGTGGTGTACCAAGACTACAAATATTACCCAGACGAAGAAACCTTTAAGGCCAAAACCATTCTGAACGCGGTCTTTATTGAGAACAATGATTTGTACAGCCGAAAAAGGCATTTGCAGACCATTAACCGCCTCATGGATTTGGGAACATTCAAATTCGCGGAGGTTCGGCTCACCCCCCAGGATTCTGCCGGTCTTGACGGTCGCCTGAACGCCGCCATTCTGCTCACGCAGAGCAAGAAAAAATCACTTAGGGCTGAAGTACAGACGGTGCAAAAGTCCAATGGCTACGCCGGTCCGGGCCTCACGGTCAGCTTCAGGAACCGCAACGCCCTCCGCGGCGCCGAATTATTGCTGATCAACCTGGTGGGCTCGTTTGAGTCGCAGCTTAGCGGCGACACCACCACGTCTGGCCTTACTTCCATAGAAATGGGCGCCGATGCCGAGTTGCACGTGCCGCGTATCATCTCCCCGTTTGACATCAGAATCTCCAACAGTATGTACCAGCCCCGCACACGGTTTAAGGTGGGTTTTCGGTTTATTGACCGACGGGAATATTTTCAGCAGAACTCGGTCAACTTTGAGTACGGCTACAGCTGGAAACAACGCGCAACCACCGAAATCATCCTGAATCCGGTGGCCGTGCAGTACAGCCGCTTGCTCAACCCCACCCCGGCGTTTCAGAAGATTCTGGACCAGCGTCCTTTTCTGGAAAGGGCATTTGAGCAACAGCTGATTATTGGGGGCAATTATCGCATGGTCTACAACGCGCAGGCCATTCCGGGCAAAAAGCACCAACTCTATGTAAGCCCAGGAATAGACGCAGCCGGCGGTCTGTGGGGCCTTTTTTATAGGGCCAAAAACAAACGCCCCGCTGACCCCAAAGACCCCAATACCTTGGGCGGACAGGCTCTGGCTCAGTACGTGAAACTGGACCTGGAGACGCGCTATTATTTCAACATCACAGACAAATTGGTGCTGGCCACGCGCCTGTTAGGCGGCTATGGCCTACCTTACGGTAACAGCGAGGTACTGCCTTACATCAAGCAATACGGCATTGGCGGCCCTAACAGCATCAGGGCGTTTGCGCCCCGCAGCATTGGCCCCGGCGTGTACAACCCAAATTCCCAAACAACGGTAGATGGGTCCGTGGCCAACAGTTTCGCTTTCTTTGACCAGACCGGCGACATCAGGCTGGAAGGCAACGCCGAGTTCCGGTTCCCGCTCATGGACCCTTATTTGAAAGGAGCCGTGTTTGTAGATGCCGGTAACATCTGGCTGGTGAACGAAGGTGACCGCAAAGGCGGCAAATTTTCCGGCAACTTCATGAGCGAACTGGCCATTGGCGCCGGGGCTGGCGTGCGGGTAGACGTGCAGTTCTTCGTGATCAGGTTTGACCTGGCCTATCCGTTACGGGACCCTACTTTCCCTAATGGTGATCGGCCTACTACTGGGTTGTTCGGGAAAGGTGTGTTGAACCTGGCGATTGGGTATCCTTTCTAG